AGTGATATAAATGCCCAAAATTTAATTTCTAATGAGcataaaaagaataatgAAGCAAAAAAGACTTCTGAAAATATAGTTAAAACATTGATTGAATTATTCcatgaaaaaaatgagatAGATTctattataaataatttagTACAAGAAATGGTCCAACTATTTAGTAATAATTAAACATATCTAAAGGAACcatgtttatataattatttttaagtatatattttttcaaaaaaaaatatatatatatatatatatatatatatataaacatactaaattttgaaattattattaaaaaactttttaaaaaatataaatataaaaattcttatacttttttaaaaaaaaataaaaaactGACAAAGAAAATTAGTCTCATTTTTAgtatatgaattattatagaaaatataataaataaaacatacTAGTGTAATTATAAACCTATAATTATAGATTTATAAATTTCTATCGATAAATTTATATGCATATActtcattttttacattaagaaataaggaaaatataaaaaaaaaaaaaaaaaaaacaaaattagGAAAGATtctattaaaaaaaatatgtgtgtatgttcatatattatcGAGAAACCAATAGAATTATggttatataaaatttagaaaaattaagttaacaagaaataatataaaattataatattgtCCTGAATAAGAAAGAAGTATACAATAgttttatatgtttttcttctatataatattctcaatgagaaaaaaaaatatatatatagaagttaaaaaatatttatatatatatatatttttttaataaatttattacaatgattaatatttaaatatattcaaatatatttcctCAATCAACATCTTTGATTATAccttttaaaaaaaattatgaaaattataaaaatgtatattaatataaaataataaataatatatttataaaagaaaacgaaaaaaaaaaaaaaaattattttttattttcaaatgaaataatat
Above is a window of Plasmodium gaboni strain SY75 chromosome Unknown, whole genome shotgun sequence DNA encoding:
- a CDS encoding merozoite surface protein 6, whose product is SDINAQNLISNEHKKNNEAKKTSENIVKTLIELFHEKNEIDSIINNLVQEMVQLFSNN